The segment TCCCTTTGGAAAGCTTTGACCTGTTGAGAGTTAAGGCTTGCCCCGCAGTATTAACTGTTGTGTTCTGACACTTCGAACTTACAGTCTGTTTGAACACATTTCTCTCCACAGGCTGGACAAGCTTTTAGGAAGTTTCTTCCGCTCTTTGACAGAGTATTGGTTGAAAGGAGCGCCGCCGAAACTGTAACCAAAGGTGGCATTATGCTTCCAGAAAAGTCTCAAGGAAAAGTATTGCAAGCAACGGTCGTGGCTGTGGGgtcaggagggaaaggaaaggtaaACTGGAGTTCCTAGAGTGGCGCTGAATTTCACGTGTGATGTGGAAGGAGAGGAATAcctttgttaattaaaaaatgaattacaaCGGCAGATTTTTGGGAAGTGATTCCAAGACACTTTAATTCCCAAAGAACCTCGCATTCAGGAAAAACCGATTGTagaattgttttatatttctgagGACTGGCAAGGGGTTGTAAAAAGGCAAAAGGTAtttgtgtgactgtatgtgcacatgtctgttACTAGAGTGTTAGAATCCCAATTTGGGTTCCCCTACTTTCATAGCAAGTTTGTTTACCCATTTACCCACTAAGCTAACTCTGCAGTGCCCCTCACTCTAGAGATTCAAAAGTGCCTGCCTtgatggtggctcatgcctgtggcCCAGGTTCTTTGGAGCCCAAGGCAGGTGGATTGTGGATCCTTCTAGGCCAACAGGAGGTACAGGATGAGACAAATGtatcaaaaaagtaaaacaaaacctcacaaaataaaatacctcTGTAGCTATTTTGTAGCCTACTCTTCAGATTTTAAATAGACAAAAGATCGTGTAAGTAGATAAACCCTGGGGCCTTTTCAGAATTGAAGGGGGTATTTAATAAGGCACAGAACTAATTCTAGCACAGGTTGGGGGTGGGTATGGTGCTGAGGTTGGATCCAGAGTTGATGACTGGTCAATTTTTATATAGACcctgtctcccccctcccttccccaaaaAGAAAGGGTGaagtggcaggggtggggagccTGGCTGTTGGCTTAGTCCAGACACTGAAGTAGTTTTAATCTTAGATCATTAAGTTTCAGTTGGCAGGCTTGAGAAAGGAGGTGGAACTACCCTGGGTGTAGTTAACACTTACACTTAACTAAACCACTAGAGTATTAGGGGGAGTGGAcactctgcttcagtctctgaccAAGTCTGTGTCTTGATTGAGTCAGTAAATGTATATTAAACGGAGAAAAGTAATGCCAAGTTTTTGTTGAAAGAAATCAtacatggctgggcagtggtggcgcacgcctttaatcccagcacttgggaggcagaggcaagtggatttctgagttggaggccagcctgggctacagagtgagctagAGCTATAGTTTAGTGACTTAAAAGTTAAGAGTTTAATGTGATTGGTTAATACCTATGACTAAcacaaagctgaggcaggaggctccagGTGTATTTAACTGAAACAAAAACTTTACTGTGTATCTAGTGAACAGGACAGGTAGCCGCTTAGCTAACCTGACTGTTTTCCTCAGGGTGGAGAGATTCAGCCTGTCAGTGTGAAAGTTGGAGATAAAGTTCTTCTCCCAGAGTATGGAGGCACCAAAGTAGTTCTAGACGACAAGGTAAGTAAAgccaataatttaaaagtaagttttatcaaggctacacagagaaaccctatctcaaaaaaacaacaaaaaagttttatatttgCTATTACTCTGTTAACCAATGGTCTCTTTATTCACAGGATTATTTCTTATTTAGAGATGGTGACATTCTTGGAAAGTATGTCGACTGAAGTCGCTGTTGAAATGGTGTCATATGAAGCTGCCCATTCCACTGATGTTCTGACTATTTCATCATGTAAATAATTTCCATGCCTCCCTTTTATAATAAACGGATGATGCCTAAACTGACAGCCATTGTCTCTGACATTTAGTTTCACTGTTACAAACATTTCCAATAAACTTATGTAAATGAGTGCACAGTCTTTGGTAATTTAAAGTGGTTTTCTCCCAAGTAAGCTGCATAGTTAGGAGTTCTGAGAAATATGGATTTTCCAGGTAAATGAATCTTCAGGATGAATTTGGCATTATTATGTAGATGAATGACATAAGCCGTGGGGACTTATACTTAGGTACTGTCTTGGTTTACATGCTGTATCTGTGATATACTGCTGACTAAAGGCTACTTGGAGAGGAAAGTTCATCTCGGCTTCAAGTTCATTACAGGAAACTAcagacaggagctgaagcagagaccatgaatgAATGTTACAGCTTGCTccctttctcagtctgctttttttttgttggtttttggtttttggtttttccaagacagggtttctctatgtagccctgactgtcctggaactcactctgtagaccaggctggcctcgaactcagaaatccacctgcctctgcctcccaagtgctgggattataggcgtgcaccaccaccggccagcaaaatttattttattgttatatgtaagtaccctgtagctgtcttcagacacaacagaagtgtgtgtcagatctcattaaggatggttgtgagccaccatgtggttgctaggatttgaactcaggaccttcagaagagcagtcagtgttcttaaccactgagccatctctccagccccttcagcctgctttcttacacaacccactGCCACCTGCCCATGGGTGGCATGACCCAGAGATGCCTCCCACACCCATCAAGATTCTGTACCATCAACTTTCCTATGGGCTAATctaatgaaggcattttctcaattacaacTTTGCAACTTCACATGAAGTTTACAATTCCTGGGTGACCCAAGCTTGTGTAaagttggcaaaaaaaaaaaaaaaaaaaaaaaaaaaaaactggacagAAAGTAAAGTTAGCAGTATTGTAAAACAAGTATAAGAAGCATGTGGCACAATTTCTCTGATTACAGAGATGGGGGTGGAGTCCttaaccttttatttttgttttgtattagaaAATTGTATTTCCTGAGCATGTCTTAGTTTTTAAATCATACACCAAAATTTGTTTGGGAAAAATAAGCACAGGGCCGGGCAAagatgtcacatgcctttaatcccagcactcagagttGGCCTGTGAAtgcaaggccaacttggtctaggatagccagggctacacaggaaaactctGGGGGTCGTGGGTGGGAGGGAAGCCAGAGAGATTGCTCCCAGAGGACTCAGGATGCTAGCCTACTCCAGGGCCTTCAAGCCCTGCCTGTATGTTTGTGGTGCAGCAACATTcatgaataaatctaaaatcCAGTTCAAGGAAATTACAAAATGCTAGGGTTTTTTGTGGTTAGCAACACTCccaaaaatgtttttgtttccttgttcccAGGGTCTAACATGGCCTCTTGCGTGCTAGagaaacattctaccactgaggtaAACCTCTGGCATTCCATAATTTGAATGTAGTTAATCTGAGAACAAGGGGGTATAAATCATGACTCCTTGTGTCCTtcaatatgtatgtacatgtttacaTATTTAGTGCCTTTGATATGCCAAGGCCTAATTGTCAAATTTAGATAAAATATGAAGTTCTTAGAAATCCAAGTGGGTCATCAGTGTTTATATTCTGCCTCAGACACAGCTAACAATGTACTTGGAAATTAATCTTGTTAGCAcagtcctagctggcctggaacttgtgttTAGACCAGGTACGACTTAAGATCTGTTTATGTATTCAGAGTTCTAGTTTGAAGCTGTGTGTGATTATTTCTAGCTTCCTTTGTTTTACCAGTcagattttttcttctctttattttcctgttgGACAAAAGATAAACAGCTGATCTGAAACACTGAGATAAACCCCTGGACCTTTTCAGAATTGAAGGGGGTGTTTAATAAGGCACAGAACTAATTCTAGCACAGGTTGGGGGTAGGTATAGTGCTGTGGTAGGATCCAGAATTGATGACcagtcaattttttaaatttatttattattatacataaatatactgtagctgtcttcagacacaccagaagagggtgttggatctcatgacaggtggttgtgagccaccatgtggttgctgggatttgaactcatgacctttggaagagcagttggtgctcttttttttttttgtatttttgagacagggttcctctgtgtagcccaggctgtcctggaactcactctgtagaccagactggcctcgaactcagaaatccgcctgcctctgcctcccaaatgctgggattaaaggcgtgtgccaccaccgcctggccagtcggtgctcttacccgctgagccatctcaccagccctagtcaGTTTTTATGTAGACCCTGTCTCCCCCCCCTTCCCCAAAAAGAAAGGGTGaagtggcagaggtggggagCCTGGCTATTGGCTTAGGCAGGACACTGGAATAGTTTTAATCTTACACTATTGAGTTTCAGTTGGCGACTTGAGAAGGGAGGTGGAACTACTCTGGGTGTCTTCACTTAACTAAACCACTAGAGTATTAGGGGGAGTGGacactgcttcagtctctgaccAAGTCTGTCTTGATAACAAGGGCATTGAGTCAGTAAATGTATATTAAACGGAGAAAACTAAtggcaagtttttgtttgttgaaagaAATCATAGGTGGCCATTTACCATTTGGGGTGCAGGCTGCTTCATTTCACTTGGTCTACAGGGTGTGTTAATATTTAACAGTAAAGAGTCAGCCAATCTGAGCTGTCCACTGAAAGGCAGTGTTAGTGAAAGTGCCTGACTCACATTCTCAGTACTGTGTTCTTTCAGATAGTggttcactatgtagactagatagaggcctcagcctcctggggtgcttggattataggtgtTAATACATGCCTGGCTCAACCTGAATTCCTTATGACAAAGTCCAGTCCAAtcctatatattcttttttttttttttggttttctgagacaggggtttctctggctgtcctgtagaccaggttggcctcgaactcagaacttcacctgcctctgcctcccatatatattcttatatatgttaTAGTACCAATGTaatctcataaaattatttctttaagaattacactaggggactggtgagatggctcagcaggtaaaagcaccaactgctcttccaaaggtcatgagttcaaatcccaacaaccacatggtggctcacaaccacccataatgagatctgatgccctctttctggggtgtctgaagacaactacagtgtacttacatataataaataaataaataaatctttcaaaaaaaaaaagaattacactAGTCAAGAATTGCAGGAGGCCCAAATGTTTTAGTAGGTGTGATTGGGGCCTTGAAATATTAAGTACACCAAGTAATTCTGGGAATGGAATCCAAACGTTAGAATCTTACCTTGGTCCTCAAAACGTTTACTTAGAAGTGACAGCATTGGGAGGTCGGGAAGTATTGATCTAGGCTGGACTTCTGATTTCTGTAGTCAGTAGTCAATACCTTAAGGAAATCATCTAATTTGGGTTTTTCTTTGAGGTaagctttttctttcagtttgtcaCTGGCTTTTGTGTATATACAGGTTTGGGCCAGAAGAGGACAATTGAGTATTGTGATCATGCAAggtcccactgaacctggagctagattGATGGCTAGCTAAGCCCAGCAATCCTATCTGCCCCCACAGTGCTAGGCTTGGGTTACAGATATGTATGTCATGCCCAGTGCAGGTCTTCAttgcttacaaggcaagcactccccagctcctgttttgtttggaacaattttttttttaaaaaactctgtaACCTAGGTTTGCTCAAACTCAGCAGctcttttgtttctgtctccaaaatgctggaattacagcagGCTAAATCTTGACCTCTTTTCCCTCCTGACATATAGTAGGCAATCGTTCCTCCACTGAAGCACATCTACAGGTacagttttggttttgagacaagtctcatgTAACCCCAAAATGGCCTCAAGCTTCACTTGTAaattgaagatgaccttgaacttctgattttcccacatccaccacccaagtgctgagattataggtatgtgcaaCTAACTGCTTCCTCCTCTATGGTCAGGATCAAACCCTGGGCTTGGTCCATCTCAAGCAGGTACTCCGCTGACTGAGCTGTAACCCTAACCCTGGGTATTCTTTGAGACTGTCTCATATCTcgctcaggctggttttgaactccaccctaccccctctgcctcccaagtgctggaattgcatgCTTGCACCACCATTCCTAGCTCTAGacgctttaattttttttttattttcaaattctcatGCCAAAATGCCCAGTTTGGCCTTCAACCTGCCATCCTGCCTCATTCTCTGAGTGACTGGGATTCCAGGGATGTGCTGTAGTGCTTGACCATTGCTGGGGTTTTAGTATTGTCTTATGgactttgtgtatatatgtaccatggtgcacatgtggaggtcagaggacaacttcagagAGTTGATTCTCCTACcaagtgggtcctggggatggaactctgATTGTGCAGCTTGGTAGTGAGggattttacctgctgagccactcaCCAGTCTCTATTGGTGCTTTAAGCTGTCATATTTGGAGCAAACTTTATGCATCAGTTGATAATACTTTCTGAGAGGGAGGATGTGATCAGAAGAGACAAGTCACAACAAAATGCAGTAAAACCATTTCTCTTTTCAATAGGGCACCTAATATAGCTTATTATGGTATGtttttaggttgttttgttttgttttagacaatcTTTATCATGTAGCCCTGGGTACACACTATGCAGAACTCTCATTTATGGGGCATGAggtccacatgcctctgcctcccaagtggtggaattAAAAGCTTTCACTACACACCAGCCTTTTTTTATAGTAGTTTCATAATATTGCATCTGTGTTCCTCTCTCatattttatgagaaataaaacagtttaaaagtggtcttagggactggagagatggtttaatggttaagagtacttgctaattttacagaggacctagattcaggTTGTTGGCATTCCTTCAGGTTCTgttccacagttacctggcaatagccaggtatgcctggcttactataaaaggggctattcgtcccctccctctcttactctcctctgccccttctctccctgatccctttctccctctctctgctctccatgtGGTCCTGGCTGGACTCTCTCTCacactttctccctttctccctcccttcctctgtctctttatctgtcTCAACTCCCTttctcatgccctaaataaactctgttctatactaaacccattgtatggctggtacctcagggggaaggggtgcctcagcatgggcccccagaggcaccccctcccacctctctatGCCTCTATCAAACATATccttggctctttctttttttataaaacacagtacAGGTCCTCTGTGAATCATCCATATTTAGCTTATAATTATTCTCAACTCCAGTTTAAGGGGATCTGATATTTTAGCCGCCTCAGacacagtgcacacatgcatagatatatatatgtatacatatatatatatatatatatatatatatatgccgtgcacaaacatacatgcaggtaaaatgctcatacacataaaatccaAAACGGTTTTAACCTAAGCCTGGTGGCACAGacagacctataatcccaggcTTTTGGGAGGTTTAAGCAGAAGGGTCACAAATTGAAGGCCTTCCAGGGCAGCTTAGATACCatctcaatatttatttatttatttatttatttatttggtgacACCATCTCAATATACAAagaggactggggatgtagcccaGTGGTAGTGTATGCTTAGTGGAAGGCTCAAGGTTCAacttaaattaataatataaaataatattaaaataagtggctcgagagatggctcagtgggtaggagcactgactgttcttccagaggtcctgagttcaattcccagcaaccacatggtggctcacaaccatctgtaatggggtctgacaccctctt is part of the Mastomys coucha isolate ucsf_1 unplaced genomic scaffold, UCSF_Mcou_1 pScaffold14, whole genome shotgun sequence genome and harbors:
- the LOC116088434 gene encoding 10 kDa heat shock protein, mitochondrial isoform X2, with product MAGQAFRKFLPLFDRVLVERSAAETVTKGGIMLPEKSQGKVLQATVVAVGSGGKGKGGEIQPVSVKVGDKVLLPEYGGTKVVLDDKDYFLFRDGDILGKYVD